A section of the Paenibacillus aurantius genome encodes:
- a CDS encoding Gfo/Idh/MocA family protein has product MTISKKIGLIGLDTSHAIAFTRILNNPDYELFLDSGFRVKVGYPGGSADFPLSINRVDGFTKQLSEEYGVQMVGSPEAVAEQADAILLTSVDGRVHLDQFRAVASFGKPVFIDKPLAVSTADARAIMAIAEEKGIPCMSSSVRRYARELIAALQEEENGPIKGAESYGVIDFMPTQPGWYWYGIHTVEVLYAIMGTGCTAVTATRAGDQEVITGVWADGRIGIVRGNPHPNGTAGAVIHREKGSRFADLAADGMGAYAGLMQRVIGMFESGQVPVPHEETIEIIRFIEAANESRESGKTVAL; this is encoded by the coding sequence GTGACCATTTCCAAAAAAATCGGATTGATCGGACTGGATACGTCCCATGCCATTGCCTTTACCAGAATATTGAATAATCCGGACTATGAGCTGTTCCTCGATTCCGGTTTCCGAGTGAAGGTCGGCTATCCCGGGGGCTCGGCTGATTTTCCGCTCAGCATTAACCGGGTGGACGGCTTTACGAAGCAGCTGTCGGAGGAGTACGGCGTGCAGATGGTCGGATCGCCCGAAGCGGTCGCCGAGCAAGCGGATGCCATCCTGCTTACGTCGGTCGACGGGAGGGTGCATCTCGATCAGTTCCGGGCCGTTGCGTCCTTCGGCAAGCCGGTGTTTATCGACAAGCCGCTCGCCGTCAGCACCGCCGATGCGCGTGCCATTATGGCCATCGCGGAAGAGAAGGGCATTCCGTGCATGAGCTCATCCGTACGCCGGTATGCCCGGGAGCTGATCGCAGCGCTTCAGGAGGAAGAGAACGGACCGATCAAGGGGGCGGAAAGCTACGGCGTGATCGACTTCATGCCGACGCAGCCCGGCTGGTACTGGTACGGCATTCACACCGTGGAAGTGCTGTATGCGATTATGGGAACGGGCTGTACGGCTGTCACGGCGACCCGGGCAGGCGATCAGGAAGTGATCACCGGAGTATGGGCGGACGGGCGCATTGGAATTGTGCGCGGAAACCCCCATCCGAACGGAACGGCGGGTGCTGTCATTCATCGGGAAAAAGGAAGCCGGTTCGCCGACCTGGCTGCAGACGGCATGGGAGCGTATGCCGGATTGATGCAGCGGGTGATCGGCATGTTCGAATCGGGCCAAGTTCCCGTGCCTCACGAAGAAACGATCGAGATTATCCGTTTTATTGAAGCGGCCAACGAAAGCCGGGAAAGCGGGAAGACGGTTGCTTTGTAG
- a CDS encoding Gfo/Idh/MocA family protein, translating into MGALGKRKVLLIGAGGFGRNHFNELNRLQTEGLLEFAAVSDVRIPDAAMSVIREKGIRHYGDYEDMLAGEKGADIVIVSTPISFHAQMSIDAMEAGYHVLLEKPPGATIQEVDRIVEAAQRTGKKCAVNFMTPSSKAQRTIADTVASGAIGEVKRIKGLSILLRTEAYFHRTPWAGKLSVNGNLVLDGSFHNPAAHLLYSMVNLAQLLSGVGTGRAAEPVRVTAEMYHASAIESDDTTAMRVEMSDGTELTFYVTLCAREIEPQRIRIEGTHGALEWDYANQVTVYADGEERVHDCGEGTLLERRYRNLIQSLDGLDERLDVSIESARLFTLVANGAFESAGRIKPIPAAHIRRPTAEGEPAAYIEGIETAIREAFHSGRLFAEMGVPWAEPTEPFELRDYRTFPQRFRFEL; encoded by the coding sequence GTGGGCGCGCTGGGCAAGCGGAAGGTGCTGCTGATCGGGGCAGGAGGCTTTGGCCGAAATCATTTTAACGAATTGAACCGGCTGCAGACCGAAGGGCTGCTAGAGTTCGCTGCGGTGAGCGATGTGCGCATCCCGGATGCCGCCATGAGTGTCATCCGGGAAAAGGGCATTCGGCATTACGGCGATTACGAGGACATGCTGGCGGGGGAGAAGGGAGCGGATATCGTCATCGTCTCGACTCCGATTTCGTTTCACGCCCAGATGAGCATCGATGCGATGGAAGCCGGTTATCACGTGCTGCTGGAGAAGCCGCCGGGCGCCACCATCCAGGAGGTCGACCGGATTGTAGAGGCTGCCCAACGGACCGGGAAGAAATGTGCCGTCAATTTCATGACTCCGTCCTCGAAGGCGCAGAGAACGATTGCCGACACCGTGGCCTCCGGTGCCATTGGCGAGGTGAAGCGCATCAAGGGCCTTTCGATTCTGCTGCGGACCGAAGCGTACTTCCACCGTACGCCATGGGCAGGCAAGCTGAGCGTGAACGGGAACCTGGTGCTGGACGGCTCCTTCCATAACCCGGCGGCTCATCTGCTCTACAGCATGGTGAATCTGGCCCAGCTTCTGTCGGGCGTTGGGACCGGCCGGGCGGCGGAACCGGTGCGCGTAACGGCCGAGATGTACCATGCGAGCGCAATCGAGAGTGACGACACGACGGCGATGCGCGTCGAGATGAGTGACGGAACGGAGCTTACGTTCTATGTGACATTATGCGCACGAGAAATCGAGCCGCAGCGTATTCGAATCGAGGGCACTCACGGAGCGCTGGAGTGGGATTACGCCAATCAAGTCACGGTATACGCGGATGGAGAAGAGCGGGTTCACGACTGCGGCGAAGGCACACTCCTCGAGCGGCGTTATCGGAACTTAATTCAATCCCTAGACGGACTCGACGAGCGCCTGGACGTTTCCATCGAATCGGCACGCCTGTTCACCCTTGTTGCGAACGGGGCGTTCGAATCGGCGGGCCGGATTAAGCCAATCCCGGCCGCACACATCCGTCGTCCGACAGCTGAAGGCGAGCCCGCGGCTTATATCGAGGGGATTGAAACGGCCATCCGGGAGGCATTTCACAGCGGCAGGCTTTTCGCGGAGATGGGGGTTCCCTGGGCGGAGCCGACGGAGCCGTTCGAATTAAGGGATTATCGGACCTTTCCGCAGCGATTTCGTTTCGAACTATAA
- a CDS encoding sugar phosphate isomerase/epimerase family protein gives MIMDRVGVLTDEVSPDFAEALDWIREQGLKHVEIRVVDGVNAAELDDEAVEEVSLAIRKHGLSVTALASPIFKCALDPSRAVASGDTFGQKETGVEEHFAKLERVIAIAKKLGTRRIRIFSFWREQEPEKYFDEIVGHLNKAAALAEQEDVVLLLENEGSCNGGHASEVADLVRAVDSRSLRALWDPGNEAFGGREAFPAGYASVKDTLAHVHLKDAYRTGSGSSRCVPLGSGEVAVIAQLKALLEDGYDGLFTIETHFVPAGGKPMTGTRMTLDALRALAAEL, from the coding sequence ATGATCATGGACCGGGTAGGCGTCCTGACGGACGAAGTATCCCCTGATTTTGCAGAAGCGCTGGATTGGATTCGCGAACAGGGGCTAAAGCATGTAGAGATTCGCGTCGTCGACGGAGTGAACGCAGCCGAGCTGGACGATGAAGCGGTGGAGGAAGTCAGCTTGGCGATCCGGAAGCACGGTTTATCCGTAACCGCGCTCGCCTCCCCGATCTTCAAGTGTGCGCTGGATCCGTCCAGAGCCGTTGCCTCCGGCGACACGTTCGGCCAGAAGGAGACGGGGGTAGAGGAGCATTTCGCCAAGCTGGAACGGGTCATCGCGATCGCGAAGAAGCTCGGCACCCGGCGAATCCGAATCTTTTCGTTCTGGCGGGAGCAGGAGCCGGAGAAGTATTTTGACGAAATTGTCGGCCATTTGAATAAAGCGGCGGCGCTCGCGGAGCAGGAGGACGTCGTTCTGCTGCTTGAGAACGAAGGCTCCTGCAACGGCGGCCACGCATCCGAAGTGGCGGACCTCGTGCGCGCCGTCGATTCCCGGTCGCTTCGAGCCCTGTGGGATCCCGGCAACGAAGCGTTCGGAGGCCGCGAGGCGTTCCCGGCGGGCTACGCAAGCGTCAAAGATACGCTTGCTCACGTCCATCTCAAAGACGCGTATCGAACGGGCAGCGGGTCATCCCGCTGCGTCCCGCTCGGGTCGGGAGAGGTAGCGGTGATCGCCCAGCTCAAAGCTCTTTTGGAAGACGGGTATGACGGATTGTTTACGATTGAAACGCATTTCGTGCCCGCGGGGGGCAAGCCCATGACCGGCACGAGGATGACGCTGGATGCGCTGCGGGCTTTAGCTGCCGAGTTGTAG
- a CDS encoding Gfo/Idh/MocA family protein — protein sequence MSERVVKVGIIGQGRSGRDIHGNLLAKIPDYYRIAAIADSLPDRQQLAVEEYGCNAYATWEEMVEKEQLDLVVNASPSHQHYPISLELLNRGFNVLCEKPLARSAAEVDDLIAASKKAGKVLAVFQQSRYLHAFTQMRKVIESGVLGRIVQVDFTYSGFARRWDWQTLQSNNGGNLLNTGPHPVDMALQLFGTDTMPDITCVMDRANTFGDAEDYVKILMRGPGRPTIDLEISSCSAYSRDTYILHGTNGGLRGNASKLEWKYFKPEEAPEQKLTREPLLNANGMPAYCNEQLTWHSDSWEVQLPDNRTSFESMTEQLYLMLYRTLVNGEPLEVTPEQVRQQMAVMEECRRQNPQIYA from the coding sequence ATGAGTGAACGAGTGGTAAAGGTTGGCATTATCGGACAAGGCCGAAGCGGGCGGGACATTCACGGCAATCTGCTGGCGAAGATTCCGGACTATTATCGAATCGCTGCAATCGCCGACTCGCTTCCGGACCGGCAGCAGCTTGCGGTTGAGGAATATGGCTGCAACGCCTATGCGACGTGGGAAGAGATGGTAGAGAAGGAACAGCTCGATCTGGTGGTCAATGCTTCGCCGAGCCATCAGCACTATCCGATCAGTCTGGAGCTGCTGAACCGGGGCTTTAACGTGCTTTGCGAGAAGCCGCTTGCCCGCTCGGCAGCAGAGGTGGACGACCTGATTGCCGCATCCAAGAAAGCCGGCAAAGTGCTGGCCGTCTTCCAGCAGTCGCGCTACCTGCACGCGTTTACGCAAATGCGCAAAGTGATCGAATCGGGTGTGCTCGGCCGGATCGTTCAGGTCGATTTCACGTACAGCGGCTTCGCCCGCCGTTGGGACTGGCAGACGCTGCAAAGCAACAACGGCGGCAACCTGCTCAACACCGGCCCGCATCCCGTCGACATGGCGCTGCAATTGTTCGGAACGGACACGATGCCGGACATTACGTGCGTGATGGACCGGGCCAACACGTTCGGCGATGCGGAGGACTATGTCAAAATTTTGATGCGCGGTCCGGGACGGCCGACGATTGACTTGGAAATCTCGTCGTGCAGCGCCTATTCGCGGGACACGTATATCCTTCACGGCACGAACGGCGGCCTTCGCGGGAATGCGTCCAAGCTGGAGTGGAAGTATTTCAAGCCGGAGGAAGCGCCGGAGCAGAAACTGACTCGGGAGCCGCTTCTTAATGCAAACGGGATGCCGGCCTACTGCAACGAACAGCTTACCTGGCATTCGGACAGCTGGGAGGTGCAGCTGCCGGATAATCGAACTTCCTTCGAAAGCATGACCGAGCAGCTGTATCTCATGCTGTATCGCACGCTTGTAAACGGCGAGCCGCTCGAAGTCACACCGGAGCAGGTGCGCCAGCAAATGGCGGTAATGGAAGAGTGCCGCCGGCAAAACCCGCAGATTTACGCATAA
- a CDS encoding beta-mannosidase, with protein MTHKIKLNQNWKLQGFDRLEEIPAAVHRTGYNEGDWLEVAVPGDVHSTLLAHGRIEDPYVSTNDQKCRWIERQIWVYRMEFDRPDTQSDSDTFLTFEGLDTLAEVFVNGESVAVSDNMFVPVSAKLTGKLKEQGNVVVIRFDPVVEYARTKDVSRFWSKVNYERIWLRKCACNFSWDWSPRIVTVGVWKDVWLQVVQKAAINHLFFRTLSIGPDEAEVQVDVEVSGHGSELPLLAEVTLEGHDQAFRYEAEVKDGKAIVCFQVEQPRLWWTFDHGTPALYDLSVRLMEPGTGMLLDAAFDQVGIRTMEVNLRSETGSPRFTFILNGKPIYAKGANWIPAHNFIGAISDERYTDLITLSREANMNMLRVWGGGIYEKDIFYRECSRQGLLVWQDFMFSCSEVPDFDAAFMASVREEVIANVKALRSHPCIAIWAGNNENQAIHSEKMYYRSDYRFYGEKIFHELMPALLEELDPTRLYWPSSPWGGNDPNSFSEGDTHNWAVWAGDVYPRRYGEASKMDVTAYGISYRRYAEDTSKFSSEFGIHGSTVKETLRRYLPESELYYGSFELDYRNKDYEPEKADITMAAYSGLPNDLDQYIDFSMLCQAEGLKFGVEHFRRRKPENSGSLIWQLNDCWPGISWSLIDFCLFPKASYYFARRFYNPILLSFKNEEDGGVSVWVTNDRYDSFEDTITVGVQNGFGNPTYEQSFQVLVQPNGSQCLVRYSAAEIEWRFGVIDRRSHFLFARSTRDDVYDNHYFFAEQKQLRFSPCRLQITQKEHPEGIEFEIATDAFARFVKLECPIDHTMFSDNYFNLMPGERKSVVATNRKKTAIAASDITIRALNGAEFRG; from the coding sequence ATGACGCACAAGATCAAGCTGAATCAAAACTGGAAGCTGCAAGGCTTTGACCGGCTGGAGGAGATTCCGGCAGCCGTTCATCGTACGGGTTATAACGAGGGGGATTGGCTGGAAGTCGCCGTGCCGGGGGACGTCCATTCGACGCTGCTGGCGCACGGGCGAATCGAGGATCCGTACGTTTCGACGAACGATCAGAAATGCCGGTGGATCGAGCGTCAAATATGGGTGTACCGCATGGAGTTCGACCGTCCGGATACACAGAGTGACTCCGACACGTTCCTGACCTTCGAAGGACTGGACACGCTGGCGGAGGTGTTCGTAAACGGGGAATCCGTCGCCGTCTCCGACAATATGTTCGTGCCGGTAAGCGCCAAGCTGACCGGGAAGCTGAAGGAGCAAGGCAACGTGGTGGTTATCCGTTTTGACCCGGTGGTGGAATACGCCCGTACGAAGGACGTGTCCCGCTTCTGGTCGAAGGTCAATTACGAGCGGATTTGGCTTCGCAAATGCGCCTGCAACTTCTCCTGGGACTGGAGTCCGCGGATCGTCACCGTCGGCGTCTGGAAGGACGTGTGGCTGCAGGTGGTACAGAAGGCCGCCATCAACCACCTGTTTTTCCGGACGCTGTCCATCGGGCCGGACGAAGCCGAGGTGCAGGTTGACGTGGAGGTGAGCGGGCACGGCTCGGAGCTTCCGCTGTTAGCGGAGGTCACTCTGGAAGGGCACGATCAAGCCTTCCGGTATGAGGCCGAGGTGAAGGACGGCAAAGCGATCGTCTGTTTCCAAGTGGAGCAGCCTCGGCTCTGGTGGACGTTTGATCACGGAACGCCGGCTCTGTACGACTTGTCTGTCCGGCTGATGGAGCCGGGAACGGGAATGCTGCTCGATGCGGCATTTGATCAGGTGGGGATTCGAACCATGGAAGTGAATTTGCGTTCGGAAACCGGTAGTCCGCGGTTTACGTTTATTCTGAACGGCAAACCCATCTATGCGAAGGGTGCCAACTGGATCCCCGCTCATAATTTCATCGGTGCGATTTCGGACGAACGGTACACCGACCTGATCACTCTGTCGCGGGAAGCGAATATGAACATGCTTCGCGTATGGGGAGGCGGCATCTATGAGAAGGACATCTTCTATCGGGAATGCTCGCGCCAAGGGCTGCTCGTCTGGCAGGACTTCATGTTCTCGTGCAGTGAGGTGCCCGATTTCGATGCGGCCTTCATGGCGAGTGTGCGCGAGGAAGTGATCGCGAATGTGAAGGCGCTCCGAAGCCATCCGTGTATCGCGATTTGGGCGGGCAACAACGAGAACCAGGCGATTCACAGTGAGAAAATGTATTACCGAAGCGATTACCGTTTCTATGGGGAGAAGATTTTTCACGAGCTGATGCCGGCTTTGCTCGAAGAGCTGGACCCGACCCGCTTGTACTGGCCGAGCTCTCCATGGGGCGGCAACGACCCGAACAGCTTCTCAGAAGGGGATACGCACAATTGGGCCGTGTGGGCCGGCGACGTTTATCCCAGGCGGTACGGGGAAGCTTCCAAGATGGACGTGACGGCTTACGGCATTTCGTACCGGAGATATGCCGAGGATACGTCAAAGTTCAGCAGTGAATTCGGCATCCACGGAAGTACGGTGAAGGAAACGCTGCGCCGTTACCTTCCCGAGTCGGAGCTGTATTACGGCAGCTTTGAGCTCGATTACCGCAACAAGGATTACGAGCCGGAGAAGGCGGACATCACGATGGCCGCTTATTCCGGGCTTCCGAACGACTTGGATCAATACATCGATTTCTCGATGCTCTGCCAGGCGGAAGGGCTTAAGTTCGGCGTCGAGCATTTCCGCAGACGAAAGCCGGAGAACAGCGGCTCGCTTATCTGGCAGCTGAACGACTGCTGGCCCGGCATCAGCTGGAGCTTGATCGACTTCTGTCTGTTTCCGAAGGCTTCGTATTATTTTGCCCGCCGGTTCTATAACCCGATTCTGCTTTCCTTCAAGAACGAGGAGGATGGAGGCGTTTCCGTCTGGGTGACGAATGACCGGTACGACAGCTTCGAGGATACGATAACCGTGGGGGTGCAAAATGGCTTCGGCAACCCGACCTATGAACAGAGCTTCCAGGTCCTTGTCCAACCGAATGGCTCTCAATGCCTCGTCCGGTACTCCGCTGCGGAGATCGAATGGCGCTTCGGCGTGATTGACCGAAGAAGCCATTTCCTTTTTGCGAGAAGCACACGTGACGATGTATATGACAACCATTACTTCTTCGCCGAGCAGAAGCAGCTGCGCTTCAGCCCCTGCCGCTTGCAAATTACCCAGAAGGAGCATCCTGAAGGGATCGAGTTTGAGATTGCGACCGATGCATTCGCCCGCTTCGTGAAGCTGGAATGCCCGATCGACCATACGATGTTCTCCGACAATTACTTTAATCTGATGCCGGGCGAGCGGAAGTCGGTCGTTGCGACCAATCGGAAGAAGACGGCGATCGCCGCCTCCGATATTACGATCCGTGCGTTGAACGGGGCTGAGTTTCGGGGCTGA
- a CDS encoding glycoside hydrolase domain-containing protein, whose amino-acid sequence MSNCYLIHDMIRICPQTGEVLEQEARVRSLEGLKQDSLSLISPRNAYVSFQIILRLDGGSIGDVRIRAEAVQGEYGEIPAAEFSFYSQWFHQIQERYYPDALVPLEEGPSSRLTLAAVTGLNAIEGQTYAAVWVDLFIPEGIRPGDYEGRLHVTTGAGTDTHSFRLKALETVVPNESFLIADLNSYADNLSRRMRYLRNNEHRYEDGTYFEVEKQFYRMAHEHRCLFHYLPYSHSGDIPPTFIPELEGKGKEMRVKDWSSFDEHYGPYLDGSAFKDTKRGAIPLPYMYLPFNFHWPADYVKFGTKGYRTEFAGILEEFHRHFTEMGWLDTKFELFLNHKKRYKLFPYDGDETRFVWDEKVNDIFYDLAKDVLEREDGAKVIFRTDASWSYGLHFEKYADIIKLWVVNQQMFSWFPEGLESLRKAGDEVWTYGGTQSIAQPLLGTVISPITAVARGVDGFCFWENTLWGDNWHVTPESDGQAALFYPGDELFGIFGPLPSIRLKTMRGAMQVVDCMEQWIRRQPEGSRDRIREIVCQALGIEPGSWWSDKPDFLDRPPYLWLDGMLSEAPSATLHRDQPPETFNDLKQALWGLLG is encoded by the coding sequence ATGAGCAACTGTTACTTGATCCACGATATGATCCGCATTTGTCCGCAAACCGGAGAAGTGCTGGAGCAAGAGGCGCGTGTCCGTTCGCTTGAGGGGCTCAAGCAGGACTCGCTGTCCTTGATTTCTCCAAGAAACGCCTATGTTTCCTTTCAAATCATTCTTAGGCTTGACGGCGGTTCCATCGGCGATGTACGCATTCGGGCCGAAGCCGTACAGGGGGAATACGGGGAAATACCGGCCGCGGAATTCTCGTTCTACTCGCAGTGGTTCCACCAGATTCAAGAACGCTACTATCCCGATGCGCTCGTACCGCTCGAGGAGGGGCCGTCGAGCAGGCTAACGCTTGCAGCCGTGACGGGACTTAATGCGATCGAAGGGCAAACGTACGCCGCCGTTTGGGTGGACCTGTTCATCCCCGAAGGCATCAGGCCGGGCGACTATGAAGGCCGCCTTCATGTCACGACAGGGGCCGGGACCGACACACACTCTTTTCGCTTGAAGGCGCTGGAGACGGTCGTTCCGAACGAGTCGTTCCTGATCGCGGATTTGAACAGCTACGCCGACAACCTGTCCAGACGGATGCGCTACTTGAGAAATAACGAGCACCGCTACGAAGACGGAACGTATTTTGAGGTGGAGAAGCAATTTTACCGCATGGCCCACGAGCATCGCTGCCTCTTCCACTACTTGCCGTACTCCCATTCCGGTGACATCCCTCCGACGTTCATTCCCGAGCTGGAGGGAAAAGGAAAAGAAATGCGGGTGAAGGACTGGTCGAGCTTCGACGAGCATTACGGTCCCTATCTCGACGGGTCCGCATTCAAGGACACGAAGAGAGGGGCCATCCCGCTGCCCTATATGTACCTTCCGTTCAATTTTCATTGGCCGGCCGATTATGTGAAGTTCGGGACGAAAGGCTACCGGACGGAGTTTGCGGGTATTCTGGAGGAGTTCCATCGCCATTTTACTGAGATGGGCTGGCTTGACACGAAGTTCGAGCTGTTCCTAAACCATAAGAAACGGTATAAGCTGTTCCCGTACGACGGAGATGAAACGCGTTTCGTCTGGGATGAGAAGGTCAACGACATTTTCTACGATCTCGCGAAGGACGTGCTGGAGAGGGAAGACGGAGCGAAGGTTATCTTCCGCACGGACGCGAGCTGGAGCTACGGCCTCCACTTCGAGAAATACGCCGACATCATCAAACTGTGGGTCGTCAATCAGCAAATGTTCTCCTGGTTCCCGGAAGGCTTGGAATCGCTGCGCAAGGCGGGAGACGAAGTGTGGACGTACGGCGGCACGCAATCGATCGCACAGCCGCTGCTCGGCACCGTCATTTCCCCGATCACCGCCGTAGCCCGAGGAGTCGACGGGTTCTGCTTCTGGGAAAATACGCTTTGGGGCGACAATTGGCACGTCACGCCGGAATCGGACGGCCAGGCCGCGCTTTTTTATCCGGGAGATGAGCTGTTCGGAATTTTCGGGCCCCTTCCGTCCATCCGACTCAAGACGATGAGGGGGGCGATGCAGGTCGTCGACTGCATGGAACAGTGGATCCGCCGTCAGCCGGAGGGCAGCCGGGACCGCATTAGAGAGATCGTTTGTCAAGCGCTCGGGATCGAGCCCGGCTCGTGGTGGTCGGACAAACCTGACTTCCTGGATCGGCCTCCGTATCTTTGGCTGGACGGCATGCTGAGTGAGGCGCCGAGCGCCACCCTGCATCGGGATCAGCCGCCGGAAACGTTCAACGACTTGAAGCAAGCCCTGTGGGGCCTACTGGGATAG
- a CDS encoding response regulator, translating into MVRVLVVDDEKEIRGGLVTQLPWAEWGVDEVLDSDDGDTALELARRYRPDLIITDIRMPRMSGLQLLEELVKDRFEGGVIVISGYDDFHYAKEAFKLGVSDYLLKPISKDELEKAVAVSLERIREHVAQEQNRSLIQQGYELAIPRMREELLRNLIEKPYREDQVLRVHHKLKQLNLEWLLPGELRLIMFGVDSLRALTGAEGPEDKDALLGMLGEKLDLLFKEWQLDRYALFHSKEDAWVALVEDGEGMEGILDRLAKEACLRIGEELGIRLNWGAASTTGSLPRLHDLYRRALDSLVYLKVYGRTDADELEDDLQINLEVRLDNPKELVEILKYGTEHDIQETMEGFPRLVKSWNVQHPRDLQQKTFEWLLELFRTAHRSGWNDTSWEKNPILLWEHLERFDTLESLQKQATIRLLTTAASMKAQFDTRSQIVHEAKRVINQRYNENLTLQMVAEHVHVTPVWLSKLFKKETGMNFLEYLTDVRMTKAAELLADLNYKVYQISYRIGYQDPVYFSKLFKKKYGCTPQEYRNSKGNQHE; encoded by the coding sequence TTGGTCCGGGTACTGGTTGTTGATGATGAGAAAGAAATTCGCGGCGGTCTGGTCACCCAGCTGCCTTGGGCGGAATGGGGAGTCGACGAGGTGCTGGACTCCGATGACGGGGATACGGCGCTGGAGCTTGCGCGCCGGTACCGTCCGGATTTGATCATTACCGATATTCGCATGCCGCGCATGAGCGGACTGCAGCTGCTTGAGGAGCTCGTTAAAGACCGGTTCGAAGGGGGAGTCATCGTCATCAGCGGATACGATGATTTTCATTACGCGAAGGAAGCGTTCAAACTGGGCGTCTCGGATTATTTGCTTAAGCCGATCAGCAAAGATGAGCTCGAGAAGGCGGTAGCCGTCTCGCTGGAGAGGATCCGGGAACACGTTGCCCAAGAACAGAACCGGAGCCTTATCCAGCAAGGCTATGAGCTGGCCATTCCGCGCATGAGGGAAGAGCTCTTGAGGAACCTCATCGAGAAACCGTACCGGGAAGATCAGGTTTTACGGGTCCACCATAAGCTAAAGCAGCTGAATCTGGAGTGGCTGCTGCCTGGGGAACTCCGCTTGATAATGTTCGGAGTCGATAGTTTAAGGGCGCTTACAGGTGCAGAAGGCCCGGAGGACAAGGATGCGCTGCTTGGCATGTTGGGGGAGAAGCTCGATCTCCTGTTTAAGGAATGGCAGCTGGACCGGTATGCTTTATTCCACTCCAAAGAGGATGCCTGGGTCGCCCTTGTAGAAGATGGGGAAGGAATGGAGGGGATCCTCGACCGGTTGGCCAAGGAAGCATGCTTACGGATCGGGGAAGAGCTCGGCATCCGGCTGAATTGGGGAGCGGCTAGCACCACCGGTTCGCTTCCACGCCTGCACGACCTGTACCGGAGAGCGTTGGATTCGCTCGTCTATCTCAAGGTATACGGCCGTACGGACGCCGATGAGCTCGAAGATGACCTGCAGATAAACCTTGAAGTTCGGCTCGACAACCCGAAGGAACTGGTGGAAATCCTGAAATACGGCACGGAGCACGATATTCAAGAAACGATGGAGGGTTTCCCCCGGCTCGTCAAATCGTGGAACGTTCAACATCCGCGCGATCTTCAGCAGAAGACGTTTGAATGGCTGCTGGAGCTGTTTCGAACCGCGCACCGGTCCGGGTGGAACGATACGTCGTGGGAGAAGAATCCGATCCTGCTCTGGGAGCACCTCGAGCGCTTCGATACGCTGGAGTCCCTGCAGAAGCAGGCGACGATCCGTCTGCTCACGACGGCCGCGAGCATGAAAGCGCAATTCGACACGAGAAGCCAGATCGTGCACGAGGCGAAGCGCGTCATTAATCAGCGCTATAACGAGAATTTAACGCTTCAGATGGTGGCGGAGCATGTTCACGTCACACCGGTTTGGCTGAGCAAGCTGTTCAAGAAGGAAACCGGTATGAACTTCCTTGAATATTTGACGGATGTTCGCATGACCAAGGCGGCGGAGCTGCTCGCCGATCTGAATTACAAGGTGTATCAGATCAGTTATAGGATCGGCTACCAGGATCCCGTGTATTTTTCCAAATTGTTCAAGAAAAAGTACGGCTGTACTCCCCAAGAGTACCGAAACAGCAAGGGGAACCAGCATGAGTAA